A region from the Canis lupus dingo isolate Sandy chromosome X, ASM325472v2, whole genome shotgun sequence genome encodes:
- the LOC112668577 gene encoding coiled-coil domain-containing protein 25-like isoform X1, with protein sequence MVFYFTSSSVNSSAYTIYMGKDKYENEDLIKRGWPEDIWFHVDKLSLAHVYLRLHKREKIEDIPKEVLMDCAHLVKANSIQGCKMNNVNVVYTPWANLKKTADMDVGQIGFHRQKDVKIVTVEKKVNEILNRLEKTKMERFPDLAAEKECRDWEERNEKKAQIQEIKRKEKEEMKKKREMDELRSYSSLMKVENMSSNQDSNDSDEFM encoded by the coding sequence ATGGTGTTCTACTTCACCAGCAGCAGCGTTAACTCATCAGCTTACACTATTTACATGGGAAaggataaatatgaaaatgaagatCTAATAAAGCGTGGCTGGCCTGAAGATATTTGGTTTCATGTGGACAAACTCTCTTTGGCTCATGTATACCTTCGATTACATAAGAGGGAGAAGATAGAAGACATTCCAAAGGAAGTCCTGATGGACTGTGCCCACCTTGTGAAGGCGAATAGCATTCAAGGCTGCAAGATGAACAAtgttaatgtggtatatacacCGTGGGCTAACCTGAAGAAAACAGCTGACATGGATGTGGGACAGATAGGCTTTCACAGGCAGAAGGATGTGAAAATTGTGACTGTGGAGAAGAAAGTGAATGAGATCCTGAACCGGTTGGAAAAGACCAAAATGGAGAGGTTCCCTGACCTAGCAGCAGAGAAGGAATGCAGGGACTGGGAagagaggaatgagaaaaaagcccaaattcaggaaattaaaaggaaagaaaaggaagagatgaagaagaagcGGGAAATGGACGAATTAAGGAGCTATTCATCATTGATGAAAGTTGAGAACATGTCTTCAAATCAGGACAGCAATGACTCTGATGAATTCATGTGA
- the LOC112668577 gene encoding coiled-coil domain-containing protein 25-like isoform X2, producing MVFYFTSSSVNSSAYTIYMGKDKYENEDLIKRGWPEDIWFHVDKLSLAHVYLRLHKREKIEDIPKEVLMDCAHLVKANSIQGAIHH from the exons ATGGTGTTCTACTTCACCAGCAGCAGCGTTAACTCATCAGCTTACACTATTTACATGGGAAaggataaatatgaaaatgaagatCTAATAAAGCGTGGCTGGCCTGAAGATATTTGGTTTCATGTGGACAAACTCTCTTTGGCTCATGTATACCTTCGATTACATAAGAGGGAGAAGATAGAAGACATTCCAAAGGAAGTCCTGATGGACTGTGCCCACCTTGTGAAGGCGAATAGCATTCAAG GAGCTATTCATCATTGA